The Thermomonospora curvata DSM 43183 DNA segment GGGGCCGCCGGGGTTGGTGATCAGGGAGCCGATGCGCTCGCCGCGGTCGCGGGCGGGCAGCCGGATGACCGACAGGGCGAGCCGTTCGCCCTGGGGCTTGGCGTAGTCGAGCGGCACTTCGACGGTGGCGCATTCGAAACCGTCACGGCAGTCGCGCCAGGACGGCTCCTGGGCGTAGTAGCGCTCCAGCCCGGAGGGGGCCTGTTCCTTGGGGGACGAGTCGCCGCTGCATCCGCCCAGCATGAGGGCCGCGGCCGCCAGTACGGCCAGGATCCGGTGCGGCAGGCCGGTTCCCCGTCGCAGTGCGTTCACCGTCCACCTCATTCCGTCCGCGCGGCCCGGTCCGGTAGAGGCGGGTTTCCCCACCCGGCGTCCCGTACTCCTGCGTCCACAGCGTTGTGGACAAGAGAAACCAAGCCCCCAAGAAGATCACCCAAAGGGAAATAGCGTAACCCACCGTGATGTTGGCCCGGATATGGATGCACAGCGCGAAGTGCGGATCGAGCCCAGCGCCAAACGGGTGCGCGCCTATCTGGGCGGCGAGGCGATCGCCGACTCCCTCCGCCCGTTCCTGGTCTGGGAGGTCCCCTACTACCCCACCTACTACTTCCCGGTAGAGGACGTCCGGACGGACCTGCTGGTGCCCGAAGAAGAGAGCAAGCCTTCCCCCACACTGGGCGAGGGGCGGGTGTTCACCGTGAAGACCGAGAAAGCCACGGCCCCCAAAGCCGCCCTGCGCTACCCCGACTCCCCCGTCGAGGCGCTGCGCGGCCTGGTGAGGCTGGAGTGGGACGCGATGGACGGGTGGTTCGAGGAGGACGAGGAGGTCTTCACCCACCCGCGCGACCCCTACCACCGCGTGGACGTCCTGGCCAGTTCACGGCATGTCCGCGTCGAGGTGGACGGGGTGACGGTGGCCGAGTCCTCCAGCCCGAGGCTGCTGTTCGAAACCGGCCTGCCGACCCGCTACTACCTGCCCAAGCCGCACGTCCGGACGGACCTGCTGGAACCCACCGGCACGGTCACGCACTGCCCCTACAAGGGGCAGGCCGAGTACTGGTCGGTGCGCATCGGGGACCGGACGTATCCGGACCTGGCCTGGTCCTACCGCTCGCCCCTGCCGGAGAGCCAGAAGATCGCGGGGCTGATCGCCTTCTACAACGAGAAGGTCGACATCTACGTGGACGGGGTGAAGCAGGAACGTCCACAGACGCCCTTCGCCTGAGCGGGCTCAGTCCGTCCGGCCGTAGGCGGCGTCGTGCTGGCGGCGCGGGGCGCAGACCGAGGCGGCCGGGCAGGAGCAGCGGCGGCCGTCGTCCAGCCGGACGGTGATCTCGTCGGCGGGGACGTTGCGGGCCACCACCTGGCCGCTGCCTTCGGGGGTGTCCACCCGCTGGCCCAGCCGGGGCATCCGCCGGTGGGCCTCGACGTACAGCGGGTGCTCGTACTTCAGGCAGCACATCAGCCGGCCGCAGGCGCCGGCGATCCGCAGCGGGTTGACCGGCAGGTCCTGGTCCTTGGCCATGCGCACCGAGACCGGCTCGAAGTCCTTCAGGAAGGTGGCGCAGCACAGGTCCCGGCCGCACGGGCCGATGCCGCCCTGCAGGCGGGCCTCGTCGCGGGGGCCGACCTGGCGCAGCTCCACCCGGGCCTTGACGGTGCGGGCCAGGTCCCGCACCAGGGCGCGGAAGTCCACCCGGTGCGGGGCCGAGAAGTACACCTTGAAGATGTTGTCGGCGTCCAGGTAGTCGACCCCGATGACCTTCATCGGCAGGCCGTGCTTGCGGATCAGGCGCTTGGCGATGCTGCGGCCCTCGGCCCGGCGGCGCCGGTTGGCCTCGTCGCGGGCCAGGTGCTCCTCGGTGGCCATCCCGGCGCAGACCGGCAGGCCGCCGATGTCCTCGGAGACCCACTGCGGCGGCCACACGCACTCGGCCACCTCCGGGCCGGCGTCGGTGGGCACCAGGACCTTGTCGCCGACCTTGGGCGAGTACGGTCCCGGGTCCAGGTAGTACAGCCGCCCGTACCGGGTGAAGCTGACTGCCATCACCATGCCCACGGCCAGACCCCCTCACCGCTCCCGGTGCCGTTCACCCTACGCGGTACCCGTAAGGGACGGATGTGAGCGAAATCACCAGGCCACGTCGGTGTAACCCGCCGCGGGCAGCCCGCGCACCTCCTCGTCCGGGCCGGGGTAGACCAGCTCCCGGGTCCCGGCGGCCAGCAGCCGGCCGCTTTCGGGGTGCCGGCTCAGCGCGGAGATCTCCCCGGCCCGGTCGGCCTTGCGGGTCCACACCACCTTGGTGGGCTTGCCGGTCGCAACGGAGAACTCCTGCAGCGTCAGCGCCGCGGGGCTGCGCACGCCGGCCACCACGGCGCGGCCGTCGCGGCTGAGCACGGCCGCGGTGCCGCCGGCCGGCAGCACCAGGACGGGCTTGCTGGCCCGCAGGTCACCGCCGGCGGCGGTGGTGTCGAGGGTGCGGACCTGGCGGCGCACGGCGGTGCCGCGGGTGGTGGTCCACACGAACGACAGGGTGTCGCCGGCCCACGACAGGCTGCTGATCCGCCCGGGCAGGCGGGTCGTCCACTGCTTGCGCCGCGCGCCGTCGGTGGAGACGACCTCGATGCGGCTGGTGCCCGGCGCGTAGGCCAGGTAGGCGATCTGCTTGCCGTCGGCGCTGACGGCCATGTCGGAGCGGGCGGTGGAGACGCCCTGCACCAGCAGGCCGGGCAGCTGGGTCAGCTCCTGCGGCGCGCCCTTGGAGGTGAGGGTGAGCCGGTGGAAGGTGATCCGCCCGGAGGCGTAGGCGGACAGGATGTAGCTTCCGTCCCCGGCCGAGGCCACCTGGTGCCAGCGCTGTCCCTGCGGGGCGGCGACGCCCACGCCCACCTCCTCGCCGGTCTGCACGTCCCGGACGACCGCGGCGTCGCCGGAGCGGCGCACGGCCACCAGGAAGCGGGGGGCGACCTTGCCGGAGGTCTCGGCGGCCTTTTGCGCCGTCGCCTTCTTGGCGGGCTTGGCGTCCTGCCGGTCGTTGATCACGTCCACGCCGACCGCGACCACCAGGGCGAACGCCACGGCCAGCAGCACCGGGCCGGTACCGGAGCGCACCCCGTCGAACGGGGAGGCGGCGGGAGCCCGGTGGGAGGAGGGCTTGGCGGACGCGGCGCCGGAGGTCTCGGCGGCGTCCTGCGAGGCCGTGGCCGTGGCGCCGGGCTCCCACGGCGGGGCGGCGGATCCGCCCGCGGCGGACGCGCCGCTTCCCGAAGCCGAGCCCCAGACCCGGGTGCCGAGGGGGTCGTCGAAGCCCTTCGGCTCGGCAGGTTCCTCGTGCCGTTCCTCACGCCTGTCGTTCATCGAATCCGCCGCACCGACCTCTCCATGTCGCGGACCGCCGGCCTCGTCCTCGGCCGGCCTCGCCCCGGCGGTCCCGCGCCGCCGGCCGCCGAGCAGGCCGAAGGCGGCGGCGACGGCCAGCGCGACCAGCACGATGACCACCGCCAGCGCAATGTCGTCCTTCCGGACGCCACCGGCCCGCCGATCACCAGGCCGGACATTACCGGACAGGGGGGACTTTGCGCTCCGTCCTTCGCCTTTGCCGTTCACCGGGCTCGCCGCACCGACCTCTCCATGTCGCGACCAAAATGTCCTATCGCATAATCGAGCTCCGCGATCCCCGATTCGCCCGAATCGCAAGATCGCTTACTGCGCGGGGCTCACCGGCGAAGGTCCCGCGGGCGCCCGGCGGCGGGCCGGGGCACGGCCCCTCGTCCCGTCCCGGCCTGCGGGAACGCCGCGCCGGACAGGTTCACCGGGACGCGCGCAGCGCCGCCCGGGCGGCCTCGACGGCGGCGCCGCGGTAAGACGGCCCGAACAGCGCCACGTGCACCAGCAGCGGATGCAGCTGGTGCAGCGGGACACGGGCCCGCCAGCCCTCGGCGAGAGGGTGAACCTCCCGGTAAGCATCCAGGATGCGGTCCAGGTACGGGGCGCCGAACAGGGCGAGCATCGCCAGGTCGGTCTCCCGGTGGCCGCCGTGGGCGGCCGGGTCGATCAGCCAGGCCCGGCCGCCGGACCACAGCACGTTGCCCGACCACAGGTCGCCGTGGATGCGGGCGGGCGGCTCCTCCGGCCCGGCCAGCGTCTCGATCTCCGCCATCACCCGCTCGACCAGCCCCACCTCGGCGCGGTCCAGGTGGCGGGCGGCCAGGCGCAGGTAGGGGGCGATCCGGCGTTCGGCGTACCAGCGCGGCCACCGGTCGGCCGGGGTGTTGTCGAGCGGCAGCCGGGCGATGAACCCCTGCCAGGGCGCGCCGAAGGAATCGGCGCCGCCGGCGTGCAGGGCCGCCAGTTCACGGCCGAAGCGTTCGGCGGCCTGCGGGGAGGGCGGTTCGGCCGGCAGCCAGGGCAGCACCAGCATGTGGTCGTCGACGGCGATCACCTCCGGCACCGGCGCGGCATGGCCGGCGCCCTCGGCCAGCCAGCGCAGCCCGGTGGCCTCGGCGGCGAACAGTCCCGGCCGGTCGTCGGCGGCCTTGACGAACACCTGGCGGCCGTCGGCCAGGCGCACCCGCCACAGCGACCAGGCGTGACCGGTGCCCAGCGCGGTGACCTGCTCGGCCGCCGCGCCGGTGAGCCGTTCCAGTCGCCGCCGGTCCATCGCCTCAGCGGTCCTTGAGCGCGTTGCGGATCTCTTCCAGCAGCCCCGGGACCGCCGCCTCGATCAGCTCCCGGACGTGTTCGAAGTCCGCCCGTCCGCCGTAGTAGGGGTCGGGGACGTCCAGGTCGTCGCCGGCGGCGGGGTCGAACTCGCGCAGCAGCCTGATCTTGCCCAGGGCCTCGGCGTCCGGCGCCATCGCCCGCAGCGCCCGCCGGTGCCCCCGGTCCATCGCGATGATCAGGTCGTAGCGGTCGAACCAGGACGGCTCGAACTGCCGGGCCCGGTGCGCCACGCGGTACCCGGCCCGCGTCAGCGTCCGCACCGTGCGGTGGTCGGCGCCCTCGCCGACATGCCAGCCGTCGGTGCCGGAGCTGTCCACCTCCACGTCCAGCCCGGCCTCCTCCACGTGGTGGCGCACGATCCACTCGGCCATCGGCGAGCGGCAAATGTTCCCGGTGCAGACGAACGTGACGCGGTACGGCATGACCCCCATCCTGCCCGAGACGGCTCAGCCGGCGCGCAGGGCCATCGTCATCGCCTCGAACGCCAGCAGCGGCTGGACGTTGGCGTCCAGCCTGCGGCGGCACTCCATGATCGCTTCAAGCCGCCGCAGCGTGGCCTCCGGGGTGCCGGCGGAGGCCAGGGCGCGCAGCTCGGCCTCCCGGTCGCCGTTCACCAGCTCCACCGCGGAGCCCAGCTGCAGCGCCAGCACGTCCCGGTAGTAGAACGCCAGGTCCAGCAGCGCCCGGTCCAGGGCGTCGCGCTCGACCCGGCTGGCCCGCGACTTTTGCCGTTTTTCCAGTTCTTTGAGCACGCCGGCGGTGCCGCGCGGCATCCGGCCCTTGTCGTTCTCCCCCAGGGCGCGGCGCATCTGGGCGGTCTCGGTCTCGTTGAGCTCTTCGGCGATGGCCTTGGCGTCGGCCTCCGCGGCGGCCACCAGCGCGGCGGCGGCGTTCACCGCCTGCGCCAGGCCGTTCAGCCGCCCCGGCAGGGCCAGCACCTCGGCGCGCCGCCGGCGGGCCTCGGGGTCGGTGGCCAGCCGCCTGGCCCGCGCCAGGTCGCCCTGGGCGGCCCGGGCCGCCTCGGCGGCGACCTTAGGGTCGATGCCGTCCCGCTGGATCAGCGCCTCGGCGATCGCCGCGGCGGGCGGGGTCCGCAACGTCACCACCCGGCAGCGGGACCTGATGGTGGTCACCAGGTCTTCCGGGGACGGCGCGCACAGCAGCCACACGGTGCGCGGCGGGGGTTCCTCGATCGCCTTCAGCAGCGCGTTGGCGGCGGCCTCGGTGGAACGGTCGGCGTCTTCGAACAACACGATCCGCCAGCGTCCCCCGGTCGGCGCCGACGAGGCCCGCAGCACCAGCTCCCGGGCCTCCTTGACGCTGTAGGACAGCCCTTCGGGGCGCACCACCTCCACGTCGGCGTGGGTGCCCTGCAGCACCTGGTGGCAGGACGGGCAGTGCCCGCACCCCGGGGGGTCCTCCCGGCATTGCAGCGCGGCGGCGAACGCCCGCGCCGCGCCGGCGCGTCCCGACCCCGGCGGGCCGGTGAACAGCCAGGCGTGCGTCATGCCCCCGGCGGCCCGCTCGCCGCCCGCCAGCACCCGGGCGCCCGCCGCGG contains these protein-coding regions:
- a CDS encoding DUF427 domain-containing protein — protein: MDAQREVRIEPSAKRVRAYLGGEAIADSLRPFLVWEVPYYPTYYFPVEDVRTDLLVPEEESKPSPTLGEGRVFTVKTEKATAPKAALRYPDSPVEALRGLVRLEWDAMDGWFEEDEEVFTHPRDPYHRVDVLASSRHVRVEVDGVTVAESSSPRLLFETGLPTRYYLPKPHVRTDLLEPTGTVTHCPYKGQAEYWSVRIGDRTYPDLAWSYRSPLPESQKIAGLIAFYNEKVDIYVDGVKQERPQTPFA
- a CDS encoding PSP1 domain-containing protein, with translation MVMAVSFTRYGRLYYLDPGPYSPKVGDKVLVPTDAGPEVAECVWPPQWVSEDIGGLPVCAGMATEEHLARDEANRRRRAEGRSIAKRLIRKHGLPMKVIGVDYLDADNIFKVYFSAPHRVDFRALVRDLARTVKARVELRQVGPRDEARLQGGIGPCGRDLCCATFLKDFEPVSVRMAKDQDLPVNPLRIAGACGRLMCCLKYEHPLYVEAHRRMPRLGQRVDTPEGSGQVVARNVPADEITVRLDDGRRCSCPAASVCAPRRQHDAAYGRTD
- a CDS encoding fructosamine kinase family protein, with protein sequence MDRRRLERLTGAAAEQVTALGTGHAWSLWRVRLADGRQVFVKAADDRPGLFAAEATGLRWLAEGAGHAAPVPEVIAVDDHMLVLPWLPAEPPSPQAAERFGRELAALHAGGADSFGAPWQGFIARLPLDNTPADRWPRWYAERRIAPYLRLAARHLDRAEVGLVERVMAEIETLAGPEEPPARIHGDLWSGNVLWSGGRAWLIDPAAHGGHRETDLAMLALFGAPYLDRILDAYREVHPLAEGWRARVPLHQLHPLLVHVALFGPSYRGAAVEAARAALRASR
- a CDS encoding low molecular weight protein-tyrosine-phosphatase, with the translated sequence MAEWIVRHHVEEAGLDVEVDSSGTDGWHVGEGADHRTVRTLTRAGYRVAHRARQFEPSWFDRYDLIIAMDRGHRRALRAMAPDAEALGKIRLLREFDPAAGDDLDVPDPYYGGRADFEHVRELIEAAVPGLLEEIRNALKDR
- a CDS encoding DNA polymerase III subunit delta', producing the protein MSVWDDLVGQQAVAERLAAAAAAGARVLAGGERAAGGMTHAWLFTGPPGSGRAGAARAFAAALQCREDPPGCGHCPSCHQVLQGTHADVEVVRPEGLSYSVKEARELVLRASSAPTGGRWRIVLFEDADRSTEAAANALLKAIEEPPPRTVWLLCAPSPEDLVTTIRSRCRVVTLRTPPAAAIAEALIQRDGIDPKVAAEAARAAQGDLARARRLATDPEARRRRAEVLALPGRLNGLAQAVNAAAALVAAAEADAKAIAEELNETETAQMRRALGENDKGRMPRGTAGVLKELEKRQKSRASRVERDALDRALLDLAFYYRDVLALQLGSAVELVNGDREAELRALASAGTPEATLRRLEAIMECRRRLDANVQPLLAFEAMTMALRAG